The Altererythrobacter sp. ZODW24 genome window below encodes:
- the recN gene encoding DNA repair protein RecN yields the protein MLTRLSIRNIVLIEALDLDFAGGLGVLTGETGAGKSILLDALGLVLGNRAESALVRAGEDQASATATFEFSQLPDLLRDVLNDAEVEIEPGEPLILRRRVKADGGSKAFVNDQPVSAALLRQLAPALVELHGQHDDRGLVNPRGHRLLLDRYAGADLAKVESAWKNWRAAEDALAKARADIVQAKDDQDLLIAHLAELTRLAPEEGEEEQLALSRATMQKGEKLSGDLEELRRFWDGSDSALAQLRSAARRLDRIAEEHPLLKEALEALDGAVIQAGEAEEKLAAAGEAMVHDPLELDRMETRLFELRALARKHRCEADELPAKMREMRAALDAIEGGEADIAQLVKTAEAAHQAYRDRAEKLHKARVAAAVKLDKAVAVELAPLKLDAARFKTSVSELPEDRWGPHGIDGVEYLISTNPGADFAPLGKIASGGELSRFILALKVALAEQGGAATVIFDEIDRGVGGAVASAIGERLARLASGGQLLAVTHSPQVAARGQVHYMIAKSSTGTVTKTSVALLDEAGRQEEIARMLSGAEITSEARAQADRLLEGV from the coding sequence ATGCTGACCCGGCTGTCTATCCGCAACATTGTGTTGATTGAGGCGCTCGACCTCGACTTTGCGGGCGGGTTGGGCGTGCTGACTGGTGAAACCGGCGCGGGTAAATCCATTCTGCTTGATGCGCTGGGTCTGGTGCTGGGCAACCGCGCAGAATCCGCGCTCGTTCGGGCTGGCGAGGATCAGGCGAGCGCGACAGCTACGTTTGAGTTTTCTCAACTGCCCGATCTGCTGCGCGACGTGTTAAATGACGCAGAAGTCGAAATCGAGCCGGGCGAACCACTGATCCTTCGCCGCCGGGTAAAGGCCGATGGCGGCTCCAAGGCGTTCGTGAATGACCAACCCGTCAGTGCGGCGTTGCTGCGTCAACTGGCCCCGGCTTTGGTGGAATTGCACGGTCAGCATGATGACCGCGGACTGGTCAATCCGCGCGGCCACCGGCTGCTGCTGGATCGCTATGCCGGTGCCGACTTGGCGAAAGTTGAGTCGGCTTGGAAGAACTGGCGCGCCGCAGAAGACGCTTTGGCGAAGGCGCGCGCCGATATTGTGCAGGCGAAGGATGATCAGGATCTGCTGATCGCCCATCTGGCCGAACTGACAAGGCTAGCGCCTGAAGAAGGCGAGGAGGAGCAACTCGCTCTGTCGCGCGCGACCATGCAGAAGGGCGAGAAGCTGTCAGGTGATCTGGAGGAGCTGAGGCGCTTCTGGGACGGTTCGGATTCGGCGCTCGCGCAATTGCGCTCTGCGGCGCGGCGTCTCGACCGGATAGCTGAAGAACACCCTTTGTTGAAAGAGGCGCTGGAGGCTCTGGACGGCGCGGTTATTCAGGCGGGCGAGGCGGAGGAAAAGCTGGCCGCAGCGGGTGAGGCCATGGTGCACGATCCGCTCGAACTCGACCGCATGGAAACGCGGCTGTTCGAACTGCGCGCATTGGCGAGAAAACACCGCTGTGAGGCGGATGAACTGCCAGCGAAGATGCGCGAAATGCGTGCGGCGCTAGACGCCATCGAGGGCGGTGAGGCTGACATTGCACAACTGGTGAAAACTGCCGAGGCGGCGCATCAGGCATACCGCGATCGGGCGGAGAAATTGCATAAGGCCCGCGTGGCTGCGGCCGTAAAACTCGACAAGGCGGTTGCAGTTGAGCTCGCCCCGCTCAAACTGGATGCTGCGCGCTTCAAGACTTCTGTGTCTGAGCTGCCCGAGGATCGTTGGGGTCCGCATGGAATCGACGGGGTCGAGTATCTTATCTCCACCAACCCCGGCGCCGACTTCGCGCCGCTTGGCAAGATTGCCAGCGGCGGTGAATTGTCGCGCTTTATCCTCGCGCTAAAGGTGGCCTTGGCCGAACAGGGCGGGGCGGCCACGGTAATCTTCGACGAAATTGATCGCGGTGTCGGCGGCGCAGTGGCCAGTGCAATTGGCGAGCGGTTAGCCAGACTGGCGAGTGGCGGTCAGTTGCTGGCCGTAACGCATAGTCCGCAGGTCGCAGCGCGCGGGCAAGTGCATTACATGATCGCGAAATCGTCGACCGGGACTGTGACCAAGACTTCAGTAGCGCTGCTCGATGAAGCCGGGCGTCAGGAAGAGATCGCACGGATGTTGTCTGGTGCGGAGATAACGAGCGAGGCGAGGGCGCAGGCGGATCGTTTGTTGGAGGGGGTGTGA
- a CDS encoding outer membrane protein assembly factor BamD, which yields MTAARSTKFAILSASLGALMLTTGCAGGGGAKKDTAYVARDVETLYMAAKDRLDRGDTKVAAALFDEVERQHPYSPWARRAQLMSAFSYYVARDYNQGIQSAQRFLSIHPGNKDAPYAYYLIALSYYEQISDVQRDQGITLQALTALNEINRRYPTTQYAADARLKIDLVNDHLAGKEMEIGRYYQTSGKWLASQIRFQNVVEQYQTTSHAPEALFRLTESSLALGVPSEAKKYAAVLGANYPGSKWYDKAYELIGKKAPTQLGG from the coding sequence ATGACAGCTGCTCGATCAACGAAATTCGCCATCCTTTCCGCATCACTCGGCGCGCTGATGCTGACCACCGGCTGTGCCGGCGGCGGCGGCGCGAAGAAAGATACGGCCTATGTCGCCCGCGATGTGGAAACGCTTTACATGGCAGCCAAGGACCGGCTCGACCGGGGCGACACCAAGGTTGCAGCGGCGCTGTTTGACGAAGTTGAACGCCAGCATCCTTATTCGCCATGGGCCCGCCGTGCCCAGTTGATGAGCGCATTCAGCTATTACGTGGCGCGTGATTACAATCAGGGAATCCAGTCGGCCCAGCGCTTTCTGTCGATCCACCCAGGTAACAAAGATGCGCCCTATGCCTATTATCTGATCGCGCTGAGCTATTACGAGCAAATCAGCGACGTGCAGCGCGATCAGGGTATTACTCTGCAAGCATTGACCGCGCTCAATGAAATCAACCGCCGGTATCCCACCACGCAATATGCCGCTGACGCGCGGCTGAAGATCGACCTCGTGAACGATCACCTTGCGGGCAAGGAAATGGAAATCGGGCGGTATTACCAAACGTCCGGAAAATGGCTCGCTAGCCAGATCCGTTTCCAGAACGTTGTCGAACAATATCAAACCACCAGCCACGCACCCGAAGCGCTTTTTCGACTGACCGAAAGCAGTCTTGCGCTGGGCGTTCCCTCAGAAGCGAAGAAATACGCTGCTGTGCTGGGCGCGAACTATCCCGGCAGCAAATGGTACGACAAGGCTTACGAGCTGATCGGTAAGAAGGCCCCTACGCAACTGGGCGGCTAA